The DNA segment AAGAAGTGCAAAAGTCTGAAAACGATATAAacttatatttcaatttaacacaactttcaaaaattaatGAAGGTTGAACTTGTGATTCCAATGTTTGTTTGATATGTGCTAAGATTAATTcagttatatatttaatttccaTGTTATCTGAAGGTTTAGACACTGACTTAAATGGACTATCAAACCTCACACCCTCTACCATAAAAACAATGTCTAACCATACAACATCTGCTCACTACTTAGTGTTTAACCCCATATCATATAATCCTAAAATGCCTAACATCACAACGTCTAACACCAAAAAGTCTAACATTAAAGTGTCTAACACTAAAGCGTCTAACCCCATAAAGTATAACACAATATCATCTACCATTTTATATCGCCTATCCATCCCATAGCATCTACCTGTCCTATATCGCCTACCCATCTAATATCGTTTAAGCATTCACTACCTCCTACCATTTCAGTACAATCTACTAACTCATTACCTTTCAACCATTTAATGGTTAAGACTCTAGACAAATCAATCAATCTTAAACGATCTTATGATAAGAGACTCTAAGTATGTTGATGATAACACAAAACTATAAAGATGTGTAATGATTTCTAACAACAATATTAAGAATGTAGAAGTTACCAAAACAATAGACATTGTTctggaaaaaaaagaaagatgatgTTACACAAAATGTTAAGATTGTGTGAAATACTATACATCCATGTTAGATGATGATATTGAACAAAAAATAACATGCTAAACAAAGTCTTAACATAAAAGCGTCAGATAATGTCTTAGAGGAACTCGTCAAATGATATTCAAACATGGAAGGGCTATACAAAGGTGTCACAAAGCATGGTAGATGATGTCTACAAAAGAAGTCAATGGACGAAGCTCATTACACACTGTTAGAGAAAGCTAACACAATTGACAGACGATGATCAAGTCATATGTGACAAATGAGGATACAGGTAGGATGATCTTCAAAGGGAAGTTTCCAAACTTAAGatttctattatatatatattcaaatgattattaaatgttttctatACTCATTTTGATTTTAAGAATTCATTGAAAATGAATTAAAGCAAAAATAACAATTGAAATCGAGAACAAAATGtgtttacaaattaatttgaaatacaaggcataacttattttatgaaaatatatgtCATAAGAAGGAAGGTCATCATCTTACACTACACATTGGAGACATTCTAACCTAGTTGCATCATTTTCCTTAGTTTTCTATTTTcctatttgtaatttttttcattttgtcttCGTATGGAAGATTAAACCTTTATGGATGATTCTCTTGTGATTTCACATTGAATTACGAGGTTTTGTGtaatttagttttgtttttcaactttttgtAATGTATTGtgctaaataatataattttttttaattctaatttttgTTACTGGAATTGTTGTTGAACACTTGTTGATAAttcaattacattttttaactaaattttttgtttaattgcTTTATTCTAAACAATATATTGTTTGTTTAACTCAAGAGgtaaaaaactataaatttcACGAGTATATGCTTGCAGACGAGTAAGGTATTAAATGAATTGGTGGATGCTTGtttcaataattaaattttgttgaaTTTGATTGACACTTATTGGGTTAAATTCAATTTCGTTTGGAAATTAGATGGAGGATAGTCATATGACAAAAGATGAAGAATTCAATGATGAATAAAGCTGAAAATCAATTTGCTTTCTAATTCATTTAAATCTTATTCCTTTTTATTGGTCAACAACAATAaccctttttttatttattaatttttctagTTAACGTTTTTTAGACGATCTATGGATCCTATTTAACTAAGATTATAATTGAATTCGTTGCAAGACAACTTAGGTTGACTAATTCTCtctatattctttttttttttttacttttgatgcAATAGACCAGACAATCAAATACACTACATTAGATGGTCTATACTcacaaatttttatttgattgaaaATAACAGTGATCACAAATTTACTAGAAAGAGAAGGTTGAGGACTTGGAGTAAACATCTTTGTCTCAAGGaagttttttaataatatgattGAAAATGAAGAGTTTATcttaagaaatttttttaacaatataattaaaaatgaagAGTCCAATTCAACTTTTTCCtaataataagaaataaaaaagtgtCATGGTTATAATAAAATCGATGATCTATATAATTGGAATAAAAGGTTTGAGTGGACAAAAATTTACTTCGGATAAAAAATGTTAGAAGATAATAaatagaagaagatgatgagaaatttaattaatttttgtgcTTCTTCTAAATgttgaaatgaaaagaaaaaaaaatagagaaaatgaAAGATGTAGTCTAACATTTAAAGAAATCTTGGATAAGCCTTCCCAAACAAATCAAGATATTTAAGTttactaaaaatgaaaaacaaaattaaaacaacaaatttgtTTTGGTTTGCCTCCTCAAATTTTCTCACttctaattaaatacaaaataattaaagtttaatctATGAGGTGTGACTTAAATTTTACACTTAGTTTCTAATAATTAGGTCTAACTAATGTGATTAATAATTATTGAAgacacattttaaattttaatctaatataatttttcatgGAAATATTTTGGTAAAATATAAAAGTACTTAAATTATCActcaatataattaaatttaaatttttatacacCATGTAATGGATTTAAtacttaatataaaaattaattaatttgatagtatatcacaaaaaaaatctatattaaatttaataatgagAATCCTTATACATAACTAATTCATACCATATAGTGTTATTTGATAGTGTGACTAAAAcaattgttttcaattttaaattgataatttaATGTACTCTTAAttctatatataatttatattaaaatataaaatataaaatataattaaaataataatataatgagaTTTAATGGGGGAGTATTTTTTTAAGGGTGTAGCACTCTCATTGATATCTCTACTATCTATTCTTTTGAATACATACTAAAAGTGGAGTACAATAGCATTGCATGTGCTCAATATTTCAAAGATTACAAAGTTAAATCAAaactttaatatattaaaaactatatCTATTTAATAAAAGtcaaactaatttagaaaaaaaatgttaaaaaataagcacatttataattattatttaaaaaataaatataaaatacatattaacataacattaataataattaaatacttgaaatgattatatgtttatattaatcattaaaattaaaataaatcatatatatatatatatatatatttaaaatactaatttcagtaaaaaaatactaattaaaataattaaaattacgagttaaataaatttatgattaAATTCCCAAagtatatttgtatatttttagaATTGTAAATTTAGGCTTACTTATTCctcaaaaaaattatagttttggaaatatattttttttatagaaataaaatttcTGACTATACAAATAtgttcaaaatttaaatgaataaaatctTTTTATAGGTTTGAAAACATATAATAACTTTCTTAATTAGAAAGTTTAAttctatataaataatttaacttttttatattgcAAATATTTTggaagcaaaaataaaaaaataaatgatctggaattttttatgttatcttgaattttggaaatatatttgttttaaaaaaataaattcagactatacaaatatgtttaaaaatttatttctgaaatgtgaaatgaataaaatttcaaatttataattttggaGATCAAAACTCGTTacaattttatttctaaaaacatattaaaatattaatagaaaagaatatatttaaattattcttagtATAAAGTGCAATCAGATTTTCACTCAACTCAATCTGTTAACGGATATGTTAACAAAATAACCAATAATAAATTACCAATCTGGATTTAAATTTTAAGAGTGTTAATATGTTTAGTTTTTATACACAAATAACTCAAATTGAATTTacttgaaatttgaaaaaattaaactgTATTCACAATTAATTTGAACAAAATCTGTAATCTTgtctcaaaatatttttttcatgtaaaatATTGTAAAGCAAACATGAACAGCCACACTTGAGTGACACGCAGTTGATGGCTATGGTCAATAATCAACAGAGGAAAAAATATcacaaatataataaaaattaaaaagtgacTAAAATATGACAAAAGAATTCATTGAactttttctaaaaattaaataaagttgTAACAAGAGAAATTGAGAGGTGGAGAAAGGAAGgggaacaaaaacaaaagaatgtatagattttgttattattgttttaagaagaaaaaaatgaagaatgaaggaagagagagatagTCATAAGTTATACGTTTGCTTCAGAATATGCGCAAAAACTAACAGAAAATTATACATTGTCTCTCTGGCCTCCTCGCAAATTCACACAAACACATCTCACTACACAAAAACAAAACCCTATTTCCTATTTCTAACACAAACACTCTCTCTTTCGCCCATCCTCTTTCACTCTTTGCTCATTCATTCGCCAACTCCAAACCTAAACCAAACCAAACTTCTCTGTTTTCTCCTTCTCTCTATTCGCATTCTGCGATAAGGTCTCTGCGGTTATCACTCAAACGTCGACGTTTTACTCCCATAAGTCAATCACTGCCTCGCCTCTAGGGTTAGTTGGTTCCTTTTTCGTGTTTCGCTTTTTGCTATCGCAATCAAACGTCGACGTTTTCCGTAACCCTAGGTTCTGGAGGAGTGTTTTTTTAGCCCCATCAATTAATCCCGTGCGTGTGCGTATTCTTATCtggttttctgtttttcttttgggttGCATATTTTCTTTCCACACCTCTAGggctttgttttttttttaattttggagaAACGGATGGGTTTGCAATGCGGTGAGTTCTGAGTTCTAGCATTGCTGCCTTAGTCGTGCGTCGATGTTCCCAATTCTTTGTTTTTTGAATTGTGTTGAGAGGTGAAACATCTGTGAGTGGTTTATAGTGTAAATCCGTGTTTTGATTAATGATGGAGGCGTAGCTTTGAGAAGCTGGCCCTTCGCAACATTGCCTATGTTTCAATACTCAGGTGTCTGTTTTTAGGGGGACATATCGGCTTGTTTCGGGACTTGTTTTGGACAAGTTACGGCTGCGGTTCTTTATTTTCATGTTGTTGAAGGATAGTGGATTGAGGAGTAATTGAATTTCACTGTGGAAGTGCTGgtatttcttgttgtttggGAAGAGTTTTTGCGCTAGTGGGTTTCTTGATTAGGTTGGGTTATCGAAGAGTAATGACTGGTGCAAGGTAGAGAGGGGGATTCGTACTCTATACAAACAAGTGTGGCAGTGCTACTTGGGGGTGAACCTGGTGAAGAGGTGCCCCAATTTTTCTGTTGTTGTTTCTGATGATGTTCAGTCTTAGTTATGGAAAGAAGTGAACCCACATTAGTTCCAGAATGGTTGAGAAGTGCTGGAAGTGTTGCCGGGGCCGGCACTTCAGCCCAACATTTTCCATCTTCGTCTACTCACAATGGTAATTTAGATATTCTATCTGTATTGTGTacatttgtaattcttttgttttatttaattcagaATGCCATGTATGCATATTGTTTCTTTATGGCCACGTCTTTGTCTTTCCTTGTGGCCATTATTTTTTTGACTCTCCACGATCGCAGTTGtggcaatattttttttactgtgaCTGCAATTGTGGCTGCATTTGTCTGCAATTTGCACAATTTAAAACCTTCggtattaattttattaatgtgtTTTACCATTGAGAAGGGGAAAAAAATACTAACTGTCATGGCATTGTTGTGTAGATTCTCCTTCTGTAGCCCATCACGCAAGGAGTAGGTCTTCTAAGAATGGTAGTGATTTTGATAATGCTCGTTCACTGTTTCTTGAACGGACATCCTCATCAAATTCCCGAAGGAGTTCTGTAAATGGTTCTGCCAAGCATGCCTATAGTAGTTTCAACAGAAGCCATCGTGACAAAGACCGGGACAGAGAGAAAGATAGATCTAGTTTTGGAGATATCTGGGACTGTGATGGTTCTGACCCATTGGCCAACCTCTTTTCTGGAAGGATGGAGAGGGATACATTGCGCCGGTCTCATTCAATGGTTTCCAGGAAACAGAGTGATGTTTTACCCCGTAGAGTCGCAGTTGATACTAAATCTGGTGGCAGTAGCCATCAGAGCAATAACAATGGCATTCTTTCTGGGAGTAATGTTAATAGTAGTATTCAGAAAGCTGTTTTTGACAAGGATTTTCCATCACTTAGTACTGAAGAAAAGCAGGGATCACCTGAAGTGGTGAGGGTTTCATCTCCTGGTTTGGGTGGTGCTACTAGTCAGAGCCTGCCTGTTGGTAGTTCTGCTTTGATTGGAGGGGAGGGATGGACATCTGCACTAGCAGAGGTCCCTACTATAATTGGGAGCAGCAGTGCTGGATCTCTATCAGTACAGCACACTGTTAATACAACTTCTGGGTCTGTGGCATCAAGTACAACAGCTAGTCTTAATATGGCTGAGGCATTGACACAGACTCCATCTCGAGCTCGCTCTACTCCCCAGGTAGTTGAGCCAGTACCTGTGTCTCTAGCTACTTTAtcttattcttttctttaaatTGTATTGGTTTTATACATATGTCCATGATCAAGTATTAAGGCCCCTAATCAATTGTAGGTGCTTGTGAAAACCCAAAGGCTCGAGGAACTTGCTATCAAGCAGTCAAGACAGTTGATTCCAGTAACACCCTCAATGCCTAAAGCATCGGTAAGAGAATCACCTTGTGAAATACTCTTGTAATTTTTTTGCaagctttattttattttatattgcaTTGCAGGATTTTATTTCTCATAATTAATCTATAACCGTATGTATCTTATCTTTTATGTGCATAATTTTTAATTGTGGTAATTTTTAATTAGCGTACATGCATAAATAAGGTGTACTGTATCATGTGAAGTCAGACTTGTACTTTAGCAGTTTAGTTTAGTTTGTTTGCATTATATAGCGCTATGAAGTGGTAGGATTagaatttgttgtttttggAGTGCTATTTAGTAACTGAGTTGATGTtgacaatttaaaaaatgttttgaataGCCTGGAGTCTTTTGATGGTTTAGGGTGTAGTCTATAACTATCAGATTTAGAAAGGTTAcctttctttttttgtcttttttgttcatagtactattttttatttgttgcaTTTAATGATGGTCAGGTACAGATCTTTTTCAAGGTAATATAAAGACATCATATAATTTAACAAGTTGATAGAGAAGTTTTTGTTAAAATTCTTTTGCACGATAGTTTGTTGTATCATTTACTGATGATAATATGTTGTAGTGATTTGGTATAGTGATTAATTACAACTCAAATTAAGGGTTTGTTTGTTTGAAAGGACAGTGGAAAGTGACTAGAGCAGGGTAATGAGCAGAAAGAAAACATTTCCCTTGTTTTGTAGCAAATGAAGGATTGAAGAATTCCATTGGGTGCcacatgttttatttttcatttatatacaaGGAGTAAAAGGTTGAAAGTGTAAAAGAAACTAGTATTTTCTAATATTACCTCTCTTATCTCTCTTCAAGATATGGTTAGACCATGTTCGTTTCAAagtgatattattttattaatttaagtaaaatatgtttagaaaaaaaattgtaattttttaataaatagtattcataattatatatcaaAGTATAAACATATTGGACAAAATGAGATCTTAATTTGAAggtgttaaattaaaaaagttatttcatTTGGTAAACATCAATTAATAAAGATATGGATAACATTGTAATTGTTCACTTGTtcaatttaattagtttttccTTATTACTTGAAATGACaacttttcttcattttaatttcACTTCCTCCTCAAACAAACTAGTACACTTTTCACTCTATTTCATCTTTCTTACCTTTTCTTCATCCCACTTTCTTTCGTTTTCTATCTCTGTGATGGAACAGACCCTAATTCTTGTAATCATGTCACTCTACTATTTTAAGTTTATTACTGCTAGCAGAATTTGTagaatgattttaatttttaatcctGAGACCTGTGTTGTGTCTATTATCCTGAGGCTGTGCTCCACTTTCTTCTGTTTATATTTCAGTGAAACAAAAGGATTAAATATATAAGAATTAAACAGACGCTTCACTTCATTATTTTCTTGGCTTATTGTAACCAGTGTTTATTagttctttatttttgttttgtatgaGAAATTTAAACAGGAATTGGTGCTTCACTTACTgatttcttttttctattttattttactccTTGCTATGTAATGCGGGAACTTGTAACAAGATGGTGTTTATGGAAGGGACAATTTGCTTTAGTTATTATCCAATCTCAGGTTCTCAGTTGACCTTCTAGCTGAACCAAATGAAGACATGTAATCCATTAGCTGACCTTGGTTAGTGGTTTAGGTATATTATGTACGCAGATATCCAGGGTGGCCTCATTGAGGTCTGTTTAAATTGTTTTGTGAAACTATAGTCTTTCTATTCTCATCTAAATTTGTGAAGATATTAATGAAAATTTGAGTCCTTAAGTGTGGATGCTTTTGTTATGTACTACTAGCATTAGGAATTGGGAATACTTAATAATGATGcttttttgtttttctgttttttttaagCACAAATCAAAATGCTTAATAATCCTGCTTTTTTTCTGTTTGTTTTGAGCACGATTTTGTAGCCTGAATTTGATTCATGAAGTAATATCATTATCCTAGTAGGGGTTCTTCTTATTGATGTTTTTGTGCTCCTCATCCATGGGATCAATGTGgacaaatatttcattttatgaCTACTACTTGGAAAATGTCATCAACTGTCTACTCCAATGTAGACCAAATCACAATTTAAAATTTGGAATTGGATTCATGGTTCTTCCCACCACCATGTACGATTTAGAGCCCATGCAAGGAGTGAGATTGGGATTGTCATTGGAAACGGTGGACTTGCCACCATGTTTTCGTGTAGTGTCACATTGAGTTTTTGGGTTAATAAAAACTGGTCTCCTTCATGCACAGTTAGTTTCACCTAGTTTGCTATGTAATTGATGTTACTTTTTTCCTTCCTTCTTGTCTGTTAAGCAACcaccttccatgtttcaatccCGTGAGTTATGATCTTGTGAGCCCTTAATGATCCAACCATAATCTTGATTTTGACTGCCTTGGTCTACTTTTTAAACCTACAGTGCAAGTCCTTTTTACTGTTTCACTACGAGTACCCATGAATTTACCTgtgtatttattattgaattagtGCCATTTCAGAATGGTGTGGCAGATTTTCTGCCACACTTCCTTATAGCGATTTGTGCAGGGAGGCCTGATAGGGTGGTACTGTAGGCCGCAATGCTGTGTATATATGGTTAAATTTTGCTCTTTTGCCATATTTCACCATCCATCATTGATACCTATCTCTCTTCCACCATATCTTCTATATGGTGTATAAGGATCCTGTGTGCTAGGATTATGTGGTTCATTGGAATAACAATCTGTCATGATTTCATATTCCAATTACTTAAAACCTTTTAATTTCTTTTGGTGGGAAAAATATAATTgtcataatattttaaataaatttgtagAAGGTTTCTAAAGAAATATACTGAGACATTTCTATGTATAATTGTAACGATATGGCTTATGTCATGATAAGCTGGCTCTTACCTGCTTTTATTGTGAATATTTCGATGCCCTTCTCAATTATAATACATCATGTTTTCACTTTTACTACCTTCCCATTCCTGCAATTGTACATTGTTTTCCATGCTTCTACTGTTAGTTCACCTCGGATGGGTTTGTGGATGTTGCTATTATACTTGAAATTTGTGAGTTCCTTAAAGGATACTTAAAATTATTGTGTAAGCTGTTATTGTTATGTATGCTCCATTTGTTTCCATGATTTTATAGAAACCCGTGGAGGAAATAAGGATTTGTATAGGATGcattttttaaacaatattaaaattgGATGTTTTCTTGTTCAACGCCGGAAGTTTATATTTCTAGCTTCATGTGTATATTTACTTGTGttcaataaaagataaaatattatgtgttattttcttttctcttaaagTCTAATGATTTAGTGTAATTTTCTTTTCAGGTTCTTAATTCTGAGAAATCAAAGCCCAAAACAGCTATTAGAAATGCTGAGATGAATGTAGTTACCAAGAGTGTGCCACTGCAACCCTCTGCATTGCACATGGCAAGCCAATCTGTTCGCAGTATAAATGCCAAAGTTGACGCTCCGAAGACATCTGGAAAGTTTACTGATCTGAAGTCTGTTGTCTGGGAAAATGGTGGTTCCCCTACCTCCAAGGATGTGTCACATCCAACAAATTATTCTAACAGCAAACCAGGAAATCATcctgctgctgctgctcctTTGAGGAACCCCAATAATCTAAAATCTTCCACGGAAAGGAAATCAGTTTCTTTGGATCTGAAATTGGGTCCAACTTTGGATAAGAAACATTCCATCTCGCAAGTGCAGAGCCGGAATGATTTTTTCAATCTCATTAAGAAGAAAACATTGATGAATTCTTCTGCAGTTCTTCCAGATTCTGGCCCGATGGTTTCATCTCCCATGGTGGAGAAATCTGATGAAGTAAATGGAGAAATAGTTCATGAATCTTCAAGTCCCCAGTCTCTTGGGAATGGCACCGAACTGACTAGCAATGGTAATGCCCATGCTCATGGAGAGGTTCAAAGACTTTCTGATAATGAAGACAAAGAATCAATTCCCTGTTCTACAATATATCCAGATGAGGAAGAAGCTGCATTCCTTCGTTCTCTTGGCTGGGAGGAGAACTCAGACGAGGATGAAGGCCTTACAGAAGAGGAAATCAATGCTTTCTATCAGGAGGTAATGATATCTCAATCTAGATTTGTACTGATTATTATCATTGCAATTTAAATCTGCATAGTTTTATCATGCATCAGTATAATGAAAATGTATTATGTGAACTTTTAACCCCTTGTGAAGTTAAAAGTCCTTGTTTTGTATAACGGAATGAGTTCGAAATTCATTTTTGGTCGATTTGTTGAAATTCATATGCTTGAGTGAACTCAATTTTAATGCAACTTTCTGTGACTAAATTGGGTTTGTTACTTACTTTTCATTGGCTTTTTTGTTTTCCAGTGCAAGAACTTGGACCCAACTACATTCAAGATATGCCAGGGAATGCAGCCAAAGCTGTCCAAGTTGTTCGAATCTTATGCATCTAACTTGCATGGATCTTCTGCTGAGTTGAGCTCTACTGATCCCGGATCTGAAGATTGACATACTGTTTCTTTAATCATAGTTAGATCCAAGTTTCATATTTTTGATGGCAGATGATTAGTTCCATTCCTTTTGTTCTGAAGGCCAATGATTCGAGAGTGAAAGAAGAGGGGTGGGTTTTGATTAGAACCCTGCATTTTGCAAATATTGCAATAAGTTACAGGTGCCTCAATCCTGCCTGTTTAACagggtatttttttttctcttgttttttgGTTAAAGGTTATAGGGTTGGTAGGTAGGGGCTATTTTGTCTGCTGTGGAAGATGCTAGGCCATTGCATCTTTTTGGGGCATTTTGATCCGTTTCTTTTCTTTAATGAGGGTTTGATTCTACATGATAAAGTTGTTATGCTGTTTTTGgtcaattttacaaaaaaaggaaattaaaagttttttttaattggcttagtttttttagtttcatcattattttttgtttaattttgttcctcaattttcatttttatgtaatttgatttcctttatttaaattttcaaatttagcCCCTTTAGGTTAAATTTGATTTAACAATGTTACTACAAATAATGGTGAT comes from the Phaseolus vulgaris cultivar G19833 chromosome 8, P. vulgaris v2.0, whole genome shotgun sequence genome and includes:
- the LOC137827153 gene encoding probable GPI-anchored adhesin-like protein PGA55; the encoded protein is MERSEPTLVPEWLRSAGSVAGAGTSAQHFPSSSTHNDSPSVAHHARSRSSKNGSDFDNARSLFLERTSSSNSRRSSVNGSAKHAYSSFNRSHRDKDRDREKDRSSFGDIWDCDGSDPLANLFSGRMERDTLRRSHSMVSRKQSDVLPRRVAVDTKSGGSSHQSNNNGILSGSNVNSSIQKAVFDKDFPSLSTEEKQGSPEVVRVSSPGLGGATSQSLPVGSSALIGGEGWTSALAEVPTIIGSSSAGSLSVQHTVNTTSGSVASSTTASLNMAEALTQTPSRARSTPQVLVKTQRLEELAIKQSRQLIPVTPSMPKASVLNSEKSKPKTAIRNAEMNVVTKSVPLQPSALHMASQSVRSINAKVDAPKTSGKFTDLKSVVWENGGSPTSKDVSHPTNYSNSKPGNHPAAAAPLRNPNNLKSSTERKSVSLDLKLGPTLDKKHSISQVQSRNDFFNLIKKKTLMNSSAVLPDSGPMVSSPMVEKSDEVNGEIVHESSSPQSLGNGTELTSNGNAHAHGEVQRLSDNEDKESIPCSTIYPDEEEAAFLRSLGWEENSDEDEGLTEEEINAFYQECKNLDPTTFKICQGMQPKLSKLFESYASNLHGSSAELSSTDPGSED